The Metamycoplasma phocicerebrale genome includes a region encoding these proteins:
- the proS gene encoding proline--tRNA ligase gives MKKLEKITTQEENFAKWYTDVIQNGDLMAYGSSKGSIIFKPLSFGIWDNIRKNLDVKFKKLGVQNVNLPLLIPESLLNKEKKHVEGFNPELATVTEVGGKKLNEKFYIRPTSEVLFGEFFKNEIESYNDLPLIYNQWVNVLRWEKTTNPFLRTREFLWQEGHTIHATSNEAKELTQNLLDVYSDFVESFLAIPVIKGQKTDHEKFAGADYTFTIEAMMKDGKALQAGTSHYLGQNFTKAFDITFKNKDNKLENAYGTSWGVSTRLLGALIMTHGDDRGIIIPPKIAPCQVDIIELFASKEKRVHEEALKILDLLSKNNIDAKIDASNKGAGFKAANSEIHGTPLRIEIGPRDLEQNKVLIVRRDTLEKTYVALEEIVIKVQQILEDIQNNLLNQAKQRLINNIFEVENYESFKEHISKGHWVITKFDGNGEDEDKIKEETGASSRCIPFNLEYKMHSKNCFYTNKKTNRVVIFAKAY, from the coding sequence ATGAAAAAATTAGAAAAAATTACAACACAAGAAGAAAACTTCGCTAAATGATATACAGATGTTATACAAAATGGTGATTTAATGGCATATGGTTCTTCAAAGGGCTCTATAATTTTTAAACCATTATCATTTGGGATTTGAGATAACATAAGAAAAAATTTAGACGTTAAATTTAAAAAACTGGGTGTTCAAAATGTAAATTTACCTCTTTTAATACCAGAATCTCTTTTAAACAAAGAAAAAAAACATGTAGAAGGTTTTAATCCTGAATTAGCAACAGTTACTGAAGTGGGCGGAAAGAAACTTAATGAAAAGTTTTATATTAGACCTACAAGTGAAGTTTTGTTTGGAGAATTTTTTAAAAATGAGATTGAATCTTATAATGATTTGCCACTTATTTATAACCAATGAGTAAATGTTTTAAGATGAGAAAAAACTACTAATCCGTTTTTAAGAACTAGAGAATTTTTGTGACAAGAAGGACACACAATACATGCAACTTCAAACGAAGCTAAAGAATTAACTCAAAATTTGTTAGATGTTTATAGTGATTTTGTTGAAAGCTTTCTTGCTATACCTGTAATAAAAGGCCAAAAAACAGACCATGAAAAATTTGCTGGAGCTGATTACACTTTTACAATTGAAGCTATGATGAAGGATGGAAAAGCTTTACAAGCTGGTACTAGTCATTACTTAGGGCAAAATTTTACAAAAGCATTTGATATTACTTTTAAAAACAAAGACAATAAATTAGAAAATGCTTATGGTACATCTTGAGGAGTATCAACAAGATTATTAGGAGCGCTAATAATGACACATGGTGATGATAGGGGAATTATTATTCCACCAAAAATCGCGCCTTGCCAGGTAGACATTATTGAACTTTTTGCTTCTAAAGAAAAAAGAGTTCATGAAGAAGCATTAAAAATTTTAGATTTATTGTCTAAAAACAATATTGATGCTAAAATTGATGCTTCAAATAAAGGCGCAGGCTTTAAGGCAGCTAATTCTGAAATTCATGGAACTCCTTTAAGAATAGAAATTGGCCCAAGAGATCTAGAACAAAATAAGGTGTTAATTGTAAGAAGAGATACATTAGAAAAAACTTATGTAGCTTTGGAAGAAATAGTTATAAAAGTTCAACAAATATTAGAAGACATTCAAAACAATTTATTAAATCAAGCAAAGCAAAGATTAATTAATAATATTTTTGAAGTTGAAAATTATGAGTCTTTTAAAGAACATATTTCTAAAGGACATTGAGTTATAACTAAGTTTGACGGGAACGGTGAAGACGAAGATAAAATTAAAGAGGAAACAGGGGCTTCTAGCCGTTGTATACCATTTAATTTAGAATATAAAATGCATTCTAAAAACTGTTTTTATACTAATAAAAAAACAAATAGAGTTGTAATTTTTGCTAAGGCATATTAA
- a CDS encoding phosphopentomutase: MKFKRIFFIVTDGLGIGPEPRQEEFGDKGANSLLHASEALPLEIPTWKSLGITEIAKISGHVARNKHPLAYMAKIHEMSNGKDTLTGHWEMMGIYTETPNPQFTEKGFPDDLIQELSKAFDGRKIIGNKSASGTVILEELGHQHMENGDIIIYTSPDSTLQIIGDEKTLGVEKLNEYAKRAREICSSKPEWNVARVITRPFVYDNGEFIRTFNRHDFANKPTGHIILEDLQKAGVEVIAVGKINDIFVNVGIDKIFGPASDDENMDIAIDIASSNSEKQFIFINLVQFDSHYGHREDPVGYSENISRLDIKLSKLINAMKKDDLLIMTSDHGNDPTYGPEHTREALPLTIFSKLFTKPRVLGTLRGLGTAGNIVARNFGVPTIKTGEDIFDDLI, encoded by the coding sequence ATGAAATTTAAACGTATATTTTTTATAGTCACAGACGGTTTAGGAATAGGCCCTGAACCAAGACAAGAAGAATTTGGTGACAAAGGAGCTAACTCACTTTTGCACGCTTCTGAAGCTTTACCTTTAGAAATTCCAACATGAAAATCTTTAGGTATAACAGAAATTGCTAAAATTTCTGGGCATGTTGCAAGAAATAAACATCCATTAGCGTATATGGCTAAAATACATGAAATGTCAAATGGGAAAGACACATTAACAGGGCATTGAGAAATGATGGGTATATATACCGAAACACCAAACCCTCAATTTACAGAAAAAGGATTTCCAGATGATTTAATTCAAGAATTGTCAAAAGCATTTGATGGAAGAAAAATTATTGGTAACAAAAGTGCTTCCGGAACTGTAATTTTAGAAGAGCTTGGTCATCAACATATGGAAAACGGGGATATAATAATTTACACTTCTCCTGATTCCACTTTGCAAATTATTGGCGATGAAAAAACGCTAGGAGTAGAAAAATTAAATGAATATGCTAAAAGAGCACGTGAAATATGTTCTTCAAAACCAGAATGAAATGTGGCTAGAGTTATAACAAGACCTTTTGTTTATGATAATGGTGAATTTATAAGAACATTTAATAGACATGATTTTGCTAATAAACCAACTGGTCATATTATTTTAGAAGATTTACAAAAAGCAGGAGTGGAAGTTATTGCTGTTGGTAAAATTAACGATATTTTTGTTAACGTTGGAATAGACAAAATTTTTGGTCCTGCCTCAGATGACGAAAATATGGATATTGCAATTGATATTGCTTCTTCAAATTCGGAAAAACAATTTATTTTTATAAATTTAGTTCAATTTGATAGTCATTATGGGCATAGAGAAGACCCTGTAGGATATAGTGAAAATATTTCTAGACTAGATATTAAACTATCAAAACTAATTAATGCTATGAAAAAAGATGATTTATTAATTATGACTTCAGATCATGGAAATGATCCAACATATGGTCCTGAACATACAAGAGAAGCTCTACCATTAACAATCTTTTCTAAATTATTTACTAAACCTAGAGTACTAGGTACTTTAAGGGGTCTAGGCACTGCAGGTAATATAGTAGCAAGAAATTTTGGAGTTCCAACCATTAAAACTGGTGAAGACATATTTGACGATTTAATTTAA
- a CDS encoding DUF1846 domain-containing protein produces the protein MKIGFDNEKYINLQSKEIAKRINAFGNKLYLEFGGKLFNDFHATRVLPGFKHDSKLRMLLKLKDQAEVMIVISSQDIKNKKIRSDINLTYEEDVFRIIKKFKKYELNVNSVIVSQYENNKEVKSFIHKIEKQNIKVYKQYKIKNYPQDIDNIISENGFGKNEYAKTEKKLIIVTAPGPGSGKLSTIFSQLYFDNKHNIKSGYAKFETFPIWNLKINHPVNLAYEAATIDLNDYNAIDSFHKKSYGIEAVSYNRDLEAFPILNSLFNKIYKTSPYKSPTDMGVNMAGFCIFDDEIVKLAAKKEIIRRYYQTIINYQQDKNPKIYVKRLYKIIKENKINSSLVKSIRVANEYSQEKNIICSAIEINSKTIIIGKESTLLNSNSAMILNTLKYFAKIDKDIDVLDPKAIALAQNLKNELHYNNLALDLKETLFALAISAKSSKNAKLAFEQINKLSGLYVHRTALSSASDKETFKSMDIQLTEQTNEFK, from the coding sequence ATGAAAATAGGTTTTGATAATGAAAAATATATTAACCTACAATCAAAAGAAATTGCAAAAAGAATTAATGCTTTTGGTAATAAATTATATTTAGAATTTGGTGGAAAGCTATTTAATGATTTTCATGCTACAAGAGTATTGCCAGGTTTTAAACATGATTCAAAGTTAAGAATGCTATTAAAATTAAAAGATCAAGCAGAAGTTATGATTGTAATTTCTAGCCAAGATATAAAAAATAAAAAAATTAGATCAGACATTAATTTAACTTATGAAGAAGATGTTTTTAGAATAATAAAAAAATTTAAAAAATACGAATTAAATGTTAATAGTGTTATTGTTAGCCAATATGAAAACAATAAGGAAGTTAAAAGCTTTATTCATAAAATAGAAAAACAAAATATAAAAGTTTACAAGCAATATAAAATTAAAAATTATCCTCAAGATATAGATAATATTATTTCCGAAAATGGTTTTGGAAAAAATGAATATGCTAAAACAGAAAAAAAATTAATTATTGTTACCGCGCCCGGACCAGGCTCTGGCAAATTAAGCACTATTTTTTCGCAATTATATTTTGACAATAAACACAATATAAAATCAGGATATGCAAAATTTGAAACTTTTCCTATTTGAAATTTAAAAATAAATCACCCTGTAAATTTGGCTTACGAAGCAGCTACTATCGATTTAAATGATTACAATGCAATTGATTCATTTCATAAAAAAAGTTATGGCATTGAAGCCGTTAGTTACAATAGAGATTTGGAAGCTTTTCCGATTTTAAATAGTTTGTTTAATAAAATATATAAAACTTCGCCTTATAAGTCTCCAACAGATATGGGTGTAAATATGGCCGGTTTTTGTATTTTTGATGATGAAATAGTAAAATTAGCTGCCAAAAAAGAAATAATTAGACGTTATTATCAAACAATTATTAACTATCAACAAGACAAAAATCCTAAAATTTATGTAAAAAGATTGTATAAGATTATTAAAGAGAATAAAATTAATAGTAGCCTTGTAAAATCTATTAGAGTTGCTAATGAGTACAGTCAAGAAAAAAATATTATATGCTCAGCTATTGAAATTAATTCAAAAACAATAATAATAGGCAAGGAATCAACGCTATTAAACTCAAATAGTGCGATGATATTAAATACACTAAAATATTTTGCAAAAATTGATAAAGATATAGATGTTTTAGATCCGAAAGCTATTGCTTTGGCGCAAAATTTAAAAAATGAATTACATTATAATAATCTTGCTCTTGATTTAAAAGAAACTCTTTTTGCTTTAGCAATAAGTGCTAAATCTTCTAAAAATGCAAAATTAGCTTTTGAACAAATTAATAAATTATCTGGTTTATATGTTCATAGAACTGCTTTGTCAAGTGCTTCTGATAAAGAAACATTTAAAAGCATGGACATTCAATTAACTGAGCAAACTAATGAGTTTAAATAG
- a CDS encoding ATP-binding cassette domain-containing protein, with product MIKEEIIFETKDIFKKFSNNPVIKNVSLKLHTYSFHAFIGPNGSGKSTFMKICAGEDKDYEGQVFFKNTLINNIKSKKSFLFFNNDLSFPISWNAFEYVKNFSYFYNQEFPSSDKIITLFKQYKLFHNLKTKPNSFSSGEKKKLIVLLIELIKPELVFLDEPDSGLDPEVREFVYARLQKISKQGSSIFVSSHITSEIKNYIDYVTFLRDGEIKKSSKICKPSDFDQIYEKIRKDYQDENSF from the coding sequence ATGATTAAAGAAGAGATTATTTTTGAAACTAAAGACATTTTTAAAAAATTTTCTAATAACCCTGTTATTAAAAATGTGTCATTAAAACTGCATACTTATTCTTTCCATGCATTTATTGGACCAAACGGTTCAGGGAAATCAACATTTATGAAAATATGTGCAGGCGAAGACAAGGATTATGAAGGTCAAGTATTTTTTAAAAATACATTAATTAACAACATAAAAAGTAAGAAATCATTTTTATTTTTTAATAATGATTTAAGTTTTCCTATATCATGAAACGCTTTTGAATATGTTAAAAATTTTTCATATTTTTATAATCAAGAATTTCCTTCTTCAGATAAAATCATAACTTTATTTAAACAATATAAGCTTTTTCATAACCTAAAAACAAAACCTAATTCTTTTTCTTCGGGAGAAAAAAAGAAATTAATAGTTTTATTAATTGAATTAATTAAACCTGAATTAGTTTTTTTAGATGAGCCAGATTCTGGTTTGGACCCAGAAGTAAGAGAATTTGTATATGCTAGACTTCAAAAAATATCTAAACAAGGGAGCTCCATATTTGTTTCTAGTCATATTACTTCAGAAATAAAAAATTATATTGATTATGTAACTTTTTTAAGGGACGGCGAAATTAAAAAAAGCTCTAAAATTTGCAAACCTAGCGATTTTGACCAAATATATGAAAAAATAAGAAAGGATTATCAAGATGAAAACTCTTTTTAA